The following are from one region of the Bradyrhizobium septentrionale genome:
- a CDS encoding flagellin, whose amino-acid sequence MSGIVLSASVRQNLLSLQSTADLLATTQNRLSTGKKVNTALDNPTNFFTAQSLDNRASDINNLLDGIGNGVQVLQAANTGITSLQKLVDSAKSVANQALQAAVGYSQKSQVTTAVVTGATTDDIRGTATYSNATLAGTAVNNNLTTPAAITTATKLVSATNADTLATTPTGVINVNGKSITFSTSQTTSTTDSAGNVTLGTGTGSTLTVGDLLTAIDGITGAATASTVSAGGALQISTGTAQDLNISGSGLAAFGLTAGTTARTVATPSPLDGLTLTIGATGNGTATNITFGSGTGKVKSLNDLNAALSANNLQASLSAGGALTISTTNDAASATIGTIGGTAAASGKLFNGLAGSAPVQDPNGLANRANLVNQYNNILDQITTTAQDASYNGINLLNGDQLKLTFNETGSSTLKIQGVTFDASGLNLTKLVAGTDFIDNASANATLKTLNSASGLLRTQASTLGSNLSIVQIRQDFSKNLINVLQTGSSNLTLADTNEEAANSQALSTRQSIAVSALALANQSQQSVLQLLR is encoded by the coding sequence ATGTCCGGCATCGTTCTTTCGGCATCGGTCCGTCAAAATCTGCTTTCGCTGCAGTCCACGGCCGACCTGCTCGCCACCACGCAGAACCGCTTGTCCACCGGCAAGAAGGTCAACACTGCGCTCGACAATCCGACCAACTTCTTCACGGCGCAGTCGCTCGACAACCGCGCCAGCGACATCAACAACCTGCTGGACGGCATCGGCAACGGCGTGCAGGTGCTGCAGGCGGCCAACACCGGCATCACCTCGCTGCAGAAGCTCGTTGACAGCGCCAAGTCGGTCGCCAACCAGGCCCTGCAGGCCGCGGTCGGCTATTCCCAGAAATCGCAGGTGACGACCGCAGTGGTCACCGGCGCGACCACCGACGATATTCGGGGCACCGCCACCTACAGCAATGCCACCCTCGCTGGTACGGCCGTCAACAATAATCTCACGACGCCTGCGGCGATCACGACCGCCACCAAGCTCGTCAGTGCGACCAACGCGGATACCCTGGCGACGACCCCGACCGGTGTGATCAACGTCAACGGCAAGTCGATCACGTTCTCGACCTCGCAGACCACTTCGACGACCGATTCGGCCGGCAACGTGACCCTCGGCACCGGCACGGGCAGCACGCTGACGGTCGGCGACCTGCTCACGGCGATCGACGGCATCACCGGCGCGGCCACCGCCTCCACCGTGTCGGCTGGTGGTGCGCTCCAGATCAGCACCGGCACCGCCCAGGATCTCAACATCTCCGGCTCGGGGCTGGCCGCCTTCGGTCTTACGGCCGGAACCACGGCACGCACCGTGGCAACGCCTTCACCGCTGGATGGTTTGACGCTGACGATCGGCGCGACCGGCAACGGCACCGCCACCAACATCACCTTCGGCAGCGGCACGGGCAAGGTGAAGTCCCTCAACGACCTGAACGCCGCACTGTCGGCCAACAACCTGCAGGCGTCGCTCAGCGCGGGCGGTGCGCTCACCATCAGCACCACCAACGATGCTGCGTCCGCGACCATCGGCACGATCGGTGGCACGGCAGCCGCTTCCGGCAAGCTGTTCAACGGCCTGGCGGGCAGCGCCCCGGTGCAGGATCCCAATGGGCTGGCGAACCGCGCCAACCTGGTCAACCAGTACAACAACATCCTGGATCAGATCACCACGACGGCCCAGGACGCGTCGTACAACGGCATCAACCTGCTCAATGGCGATCAGCTCAAGCTGACCTTCAACGAGACGGGCTCCTCGACCTTGAAGATCCAGGGCGTGACCTTCGATGCCTCCGGCCTCAACCTTACCAAGCTCGTGGCCGGCACCGACTTCATCGACAACGCCTCGGCCAACGCCACGCTGAAGACGCTCAACTCGGCGAGCGGCCTGCTGCGCACCCAGGCTTCGACCCTCGGTTCGAACCTGTCGATCGTGCAGATCCGCCAGGACTTCTCGAAGAACCTGATCAACGTGCTGCAGACCGGCTCGTCCAACCTGACGCTGGCCGACACCAACGAGGAAGCGGCCAACAGCCAGGCGCTGTCGACCCGCCAGTCGATCGCGGTGTCCGCGCTGGCGCTGGCCAACCAGTCGCAGCAGAGCGTTCTGCAGCTGCTCCGCTAA
- a CDS encoding helix-turn-helix domain-containing protein, which yields MTQHDNRAEVRLPTWVGGTASLETPPLELPEAAAPRAQVATDAGAAIVRQFNGPVTALLLYMNELKQHSHQFAHAPGNGVYLRQVIENALEQTERVSAMLKQISDLYPNAIPAADLKPPGDDKPAGSRSPEIIFAPEAGRKPLTKREREVLSLISDGYSNKQGALRMNISPRTFESHRAEAMRKLGARNTADLVRKALLHSA from the coding sequence ATGACGCAGCATGACAATCGGGCCGAGGTGCGCCTTCCGACCTGGGTGGGTGGAACCGCATCGCTCGAAACGCCGCCGCTCGAGCTTCCGGAGGCCGCCGCCCCGCGGGCGCAGGTGGCCACGGACGCCGGCGCCGCGATCGTCCGCCAGTTCAACGGACCCGTGACGGCGCTGCTGCTCTATATGAATGAGCTCAAGCAGCACAGCCATCAGTTCGCGCACGCCCCCGGCAACGGCGTCTATCTGCGCCAGGTGATCGAGAACGCGCTCGAGCAGACCGAGCGGGTGTCCGCGATGCTGAAGCAGATTTCCGATCTCTATCCGAACGCGATACCGGCCGCCGATCTCAAGCCGCCGGGGGACGACAAGCCGGCGGGTTCAAGGTCGCCCGAAATCATTTTCGCGCCGGAGGCCGGGCGCAAGCCGTTGACCAAGCGCGAGCGTGAGGTGCTCAGCCTGATCAGCGACGGCTACTCCAACAAGCAGGGCGCGCTGCGGATGAACATCAGCCCGCGCACGTTCGAGAGCCATCGCGCCGAGGCCATGCGCAAACTCGGTGCGCGCAACACCGCCGATCTCGTCCGCAAGGCTCTGCTGCACTCCGCCTGA
- a CDS encoding glycoside hydrolase family 3 protein → MSVGELFILGFYGKVVPPWLSEFAARFGLGGVILFDYSCQTRQYDNNIASPEQVQSLCAEIAALPSRPLVFIDQEGGLVRRLKDGLGFQPLPSAKDFNLLATPEKQAILQASYRELRRLGIRFNFAPVIDVDFNPDNPNIGRVKRSYSADIGEVEANAGLVDAAARQAGVGLCLKHYPGIGGAHVDSHMEFMDISDALRPEQEELFYALAPHTFGDAVLVSHAIVRQWDAQHPMTLSSRGIGRLRGRLPETLLITDDMQMQGLQKALGTGAASLQAIAAGMDMICIGNNLFDQEQEMAGIAAAVARAVQDGALDQAAVQRSFARVQKRKALLA, encoded by the coding sequence ATGTCCGTCGGCGAACTCTTCATCCTCGGCTTCTACGGCAAGGTCGTCCCGCCCTGGCTGAGCGAATTTGCCGCGCGGTTCGGGCTCGGCGGGGTGATCCTGTTCGATTATTCCTGCCAGACCCGGCAATACGACAACAACATCGCGTCGCCTGAACAGGTGCAGTCGCTCTGCGCCGAGATCGCGGCGCTGCCGTCGCGGCCGCTGGTCTTCATCGACCAGGAGGGCGGTCTGGTGCGCCGGCTCAAGGATGGCCTTGGCTTTCAGCCGCTGCCGAGCGCGAAGGACTTTAATCTGCTCGCCACCCCCGAGAAGCAGGCCATCCTGCAGGCAAGCTATCGCGAGCTGCGCCGGCTCGGCATCCGCTTCAATTTCGCGCCTGTCATCGACGTCGACTTTAACCCTGACAATCCCAATATCGGCAGGGTCAAGCGATCCTATTCGGCCGATATCGGCGAGGTCGAGGCCAATGCCGGCCTGGTCGACGCCGCGGCGCGGCAGGCAGGCGTCGGGCTTTGCCTCAAGCATTATCCGGGCATCGGCGGCGCGCACGTCGATTCCCATATGGAGTTCATGGACATTTCCGATGCGTTGCGGCCGGAGCAGGAGGAGCTGTTCTACGCGCTGGCGCCGCACACCTTCGGCGATGCGGTGCTGGTCAGCCACGCCATTGTCCGGCAGTGGGACGCGCAGCATCCGATGACGTTGTCATCGAGAGGGATCGGCCGGCTCCGCGGCCGCTTGCCGGAGACGCTGCTGATCACCGACGACATGCAGATGCAAGGGCTACAGAAGGCGCTGGGCACCGGCGCGGCCAGCCTGCAGGCGATCGCCGCCGGCATGGATATGATCTGCATCGGCAACAATCTGTTCGACCAGGAGCAGGAGATGGCCGGCATCGCCGCGGCGGTCGCGCGTGCGGTGCAGGACGGGGCGCTGGATCAAGCCGCGGTGCAGCGATCCTTTGCGCGCGTGCAAAAGCGCAAGGCGCTGCTCGCCTGA
- a CDS encoding threonine synthase: protein MPSPSYIDPLTGKLYPLDVPRWCSDEGKPLLITPLPGISRDDIDRGTRSLWRYRAALPVEIRQPITMGEGCTPVVEKPWDELRPHFKLEWFNPTSSFKDRGTTVMLSFLRQLGVDAVLEDSSGNGGASVSAYGAAGGMRVRILAPATTSPMKVAQMHAFGAEVQLVEGPREESEAEAIRQSKQIFYSSHNWQPFFLQGTKSLAYEIWEDFGFTAPDNIIMPVGAGSSLLGCYIGFKELLAAGQIARLPRLFAAQPLNCSPVDASFAAGLDTPVDRAVRKTIAEGTAIKHPLRLKQMIAALRESGGGTVAIPEDGIVAALKRLAHTGLFVEPTSASAAAALDVLKQRGAIRPAERTVVIISGTGIKAASLITELLANG from the coding sequence ATGCCATCACCCAGCTACATCGACCCGCTCACCGGAAAGCTTTATCCGCTGGATGTCCCGCGCTGGTGCTCCGACGAGGGCAAGCCGCTGCTGATCACACCGCTGCCGGGCATATCCCGCGACGACATCGATCGTGGGACGCGGTCGCTGTGGCGCTATCGCGCGGCGCTGCCGGTCGAGATCAGGCAGCCGATCACGATGGGTGAAGGCTGCACGCCTGTCGTCGAGAAGCCGTGGGATGAGCTGCGGCCGCACTTCAAGCTCGAATGGTTCAATCCGACCTCGAGTTTCAAGGATCGCGGCACCACGGTGATGCTCTCCTTCCTGCGCCAGCTCGGCGTCGATGCGGTGCTGGAGGACTCCTCCGGCAATGGCGGCGCCTCCGTTTCGGCCTATGGCGCGGCCGGCGGCATGCGGGTCCGGATCCTTGCGCCGGCGACGACGTCGCCGATGAAGGTGGCGCAGATGCACGCCTTCGGCGCCGAGGTGCAGCTGGTCGAAGGGCCGCGCGAGGAATCCGAGGCGGAAGCGATCCGCCAATCGAAACAGATCTTCTATTCCAGCCACAACTGGCAGCCGTTCTTCCTGCAGGGCACCAAGTCGCTGGCTTACGAGATCTGGGAGGATTTCGGTTTCACCGCGCCCGACAATATCATCATGCCGGTCGGCGCCGGCAGCAGCCTGCTCGGCTGCTATATCGGCTTCAAGGAGCTGCTGGCGGCCGGACAGATCGCGCGGCTGCCGCGCCTGTTTGCCGCGCAGCCGCTGAACTGCTCGCCGGTCGATGCCAGTTTTGCCGCCGGCCTCGACACGCCGGTCGATCGCGCGGTCCGCAAGACCATCGCCGAGGGCACCGCGATCAAGCATCCGCTGCGGCTGAAGCAGATGATCGCGGCGCTGAGGGAGAGCGGCGGCGGCACCGTCGCGATCCCCGAAGACGGCATCGTCGCCGCATTGAAGCGGCTGGCGCACACCGGCCTGTTCGTCGAGCCGACCTCGGCCTCGGCTGCCGCCGCGCTCGACGTGCTGAAGCAACGCGGCGCGATCCGTCCGGCGGAGCGCACCGTCGTCATCATCAGCGGCACCGGCATCAAGGCGGCGTCGCTGATCACGGAGTTGCTCGCAAACGGCTGA
- a CDS encoding HAD-IA family hydrolase — MIRAYDAVLFDLLTALLDSWTLWNKVAGSDEAGLRWRAEYLKNTYATGRYRPYEDLVGEAAHNVGLPFERAEELGARYAELDPWPEVREVLRTLHEAGVALGVVTNCSERLGRIAAERIGVPLAVFVTAERAGYYKPRPQPYQLALDELPVPANRCLFVAGSAYDLFGTARVHLPTWWHNRAGMNLPEGAPAPIVVRDKLATLPAFVLGRDASGPPAT; from the coding sequence ATGATTCGAGCCTATGACGCCGTTCTGTTCGATCTCTTGACCGCGCTGCTCGACAGCTGGACGCTCTGGAACAAGGTCGCGGGCTCCGATGAAGCCGGGCTGCGCTGGCGGGCCGAGTACCTCAAGAACACCTACGCCACTGGACGCTATCGGCCCTATGAGGATCTGGTGGGCGAGGCCGCGCACAATGTCGGGCTGCCCTTCGAACGTGCCGAGGAGCTTGGCGCGCGCTACGCGGAGCTCGATCCCTGGCCCGAGGTGCGCGAGGTGCTGCGGACGCTGCACGAGGCCGGCGTCGCGCTCGGCGTCGTGACGAACTGCTCGGAGCGGCTCGGCCGCATCGCAGCCGAGCGGATCGGCGTTCCCCTCGCTGTCTTCGTGACGGCCGAGCGCGCCGGCTATTACAAGCCGCGGCCACAACCCTACCAGCTCGCGCTCGACGAACTGCCGGTGCCGGCCAATCGATGCCTGTTTGTCGCGGGATCGGCGTATGATCTGTTCGGCACGGCACGTGTGCACTTGCCGACCTGGTGGCATAATCGGGCCGGAATGAACCTGCCGGAAGGGGCGCCCGCCCCGATCGTGGTTCGTGACAAGCTTGCGACCCTGCCGGCTTTCGTGCTCGGTCGCGACGCGTCCGGCCCGCCCGCGACTTGA
- a CDS encoding LysR substrate-binding domain-containing protein: protein MISTDDIRFFTAIATARSLAAAARALDVTPSAVSQRLQSLEQRLGVQLVSRSARRLTLTDEGELLVLRGGALLDEATELTEALQTRRGTISGHLKILAPLGFGRRYIAPAVAAFRSRHPDVSVELELSDRPGRAAGAWDVMIHIGALTDSTLRLLRLAPNERYLCASPAYLKRRGTPASPQDLRGHDCIALRENEEDVTLWRFSRRRAAAAPDVIRIEPMLSSNDGEVVKAWALADHGLIVRSEWDVAEDLACGRLVRVLPNHRLPPADIVALLNPGRSGRARRTQAFVEHLRAALSPPPWRGRPR, encoded by the coding sequence ATGATCTCGACCGACGACATCCGCTTTTTCACAGCGATCGCTACAGCCCGCTCGCTGGCGGCCGCGGCGCGGGCGCTCGACGTCACGCCATCGGCGGTCTCGCAGCGGCTGCAGAGCCTCGAGCAGCGCTTGGGCGTTCAACTGGTCAGCCGTTCGGCCCGGCGGCTGACGCTGACCGATGAGGGCGAGCTCCTGGTGTTGCGCGGCGGCGCGCTGCTCGACGAGGCGACGGAGTTGACGGAAGCGCTGCAGACGCGTCGCGGAACCATCTCGGGCCATCTGAAGATCCTTGCGCCGCTCGGCTTCGGGCGTCGCTACATTGCCCCGGCCGTCGCCGCCTTCCGGTCCCGCCACCCCGACGTATCGGTCGAGCTCGAACTGTCCGATCGGCCCGGACGCGCCGCCGGTGCGTGGGACGTCATGATCCACATCGGCGCCTTGACGGATTCCACGCTGCGTTTGCTGCGTCTCGCGCCGAACGAGCGCTATCTCTGCGCCTCGCCGGCCTATCTGAAGCGCCGCGGAACGCCGGCGAGCCCGCAGGATCTGCGTGGGCATGATTGCATCGCGTTGCGCGAGAACGAGGAGGACGTGACGCTCTGGCGGTTCTCGCGCCGGCGTGCTGCGGCGGCGCCTGATGTCATCCGGATCGAGCCGATGCTGTCGAGCAATGACGGCGAGGTGGTGAAGGCCTGGGCGCTGGCGGACCACGGCCTGATCGTCAGGTCGGAATGGGATGTCGCCGAGGACCTCGCCTGTGGCCGGCTGGTGCGTGTCCTGCCGAACCACCGTCTGCCGCCAGCCGACATCGTTGCACTGCTCAACCCCGGCCGCAGTGGCCGGGCCCGGCGCACGCAGGCCTTCGTGGAGCATCTGCGCGCGGCCCTCTCGCCGCCGCCCTGGCGCGGCAGGCCGCGATGA
- a CDS encoding Crp/Fnr family transcriptional regulator has product MDTVPRSPNGFLSSLSESDFELIRPHLRTVDLTADSVLIETDEMLKRTYMPHKGVISLVVKLARGERVQVAMVGRDSIYGAFAPLVEGRTLNNAMVLVPGIASTIELEPLRAAAGQSPTLRAMLIRHGLAVYAQIQQTAGCNAAHTVESRLARCLLQTRDLSGSNKIVLTQEAMAQMIGARRNSVSLVAHTLQQANFIHYSRGHIEITNADGLIRTACECYATVKAQYARLLSCQETSN; this is encoded by the coding sequence TTGGATACGGTTCCGCGATCGCCCAACGGATTCCTGTCGTCGCTCTCGGAGAGCGATTTTGAGCTGATCCGGCCGCATCTGCGGACGGTCGACCTCACCGCCGATTCGGTCCTGATCGAGACCGACGAGATGCTCAAGCGGACCTACATGCCGCACAAGGGCGTGATCTCGCTGGTGGTCAAGCTGGCAAGAGGCGAGCGCGTCCAGGTCGCGATGGTCGGCCGCGACAGCATCTATGGTGCTTTCGCCCCGCTCGTCGAAGGGCGGACGTTGAACAACGCGATGGTGCTGGTGCCGGGCATCGCCTCGACGATCGAGCTCGAGCCGTTGCGGGCAGCTGCCGGCCAGAGCCCGACGCTGCGCGCGATGTTGATCCGGCATGGGCTCGCCGTCTATGCCCAGATCCAGCAGACGGCGGGCTGCAACGCCGCCCACACCGTGGAGTCGCGGCTGGCACGATGCCTGCTGCAGACGCGCGATCTCTCCGGCAGCAACAAGATCGTCCTGACGCAGGAGGCGATGGCGCAGATGATCGGCGCACGCCGCAACAGCGTTTCGCTGGTTGCGCACACCCTGCAACAGGCGAACTTCATCCACTACAGCCGTGGTCACATCGAGATCACCAACGCGGATGGACTGATCAGGACCGCGTGCGAATGCTACGCCACGGTCAAGGCGCAATATGCGCGGCTACTGAGTTGCCAGGAAACCAGCAACTGA
- a CDS encoding Crp/Fnr family transcriptional regulator: MSALSRPPNRLLQALPPTEYAQLHPLLETVDLTKETVLADAGTPVQRVYFPHGGVVSMVVNLSDGQSVEIATIGRDGIVGASAALHERPPLADAIVVVPGTASMLRAEEFREAANRSADFRTLVALYEQALMAQTQQSVACNVSHPVEARLSRWLLRARDLCGSEALPLTQEMLAQMIGVRRNAVSIVAHGFQQAGILRYSRGHIEITDIDGLRKAACECYATVKAHAEQLIGPED, translated from the coding sequence ATGTCCGCGCTATCGCGCCCGCCCAATCGTCTGTTGCAAGCACTTCCCCCCACGGAGTACGCGCAGCTCCATCCGCTTCTGGAAACCGTCGACCTGACCAAGGAAACGGTGCTCGCCGATGCCGGCACACCGGTGCAGCGGGTCTACTTTCCGCACGGCGGCGTGGTCTCGATGGTGGTCAATCTGTCCGACGGGCAATCGGTCGAGATTGCAACCATTGGTCGCGACGGAATCGTCGGTGCATCCGCCGCGCTGCATGAGCGGCCGCCGCTTGCCGACGCGATCGTCGTGGTGCCGGGCACGGCTTCGATGCTGCGGGCGGAGGAGTTCCGCGAGGCAGCAAATCGCAGCGCGGATTTCCGGACCCTGGTCGCGCTCTATGAGCAGGCGCTGATGGCGCAGACGCAGCAATCCGTCGCCTGCAACGTTTCGCATCCGGTGGAGGCACGGCTGTCACGATGGCTGCTGCGCGCGCGCGATCTGTGCGGCAGCGAAGCATTGCCGCTGACCCAGGAGATGCTGGCGCAGATGATCGGCGTCCGCCGCAACGCGGTTTCGATCGTCGCGCACGGGTTTCAGCAGGCCGGCATCCTCCGTTACAGCCGCGGTCATATCGAAATCACCGATATCGACGGTCTGCGGAAGGCGGCGTGTGAATGTTATGCGACCGTCAAGGCGCACGCCGAACAATTGATCGGGCCGGAAGATTGA
- a CDS encoding DSD1 family PLP-dependent enzyme yields the protein MSLAPVSTTTHSLAGIETPCLILDEDRMLHNIARLKTRLARLGVPLRPHLKTAKSIPAARAVMDSAAGPAAVSTLQEAEVFAAAGVTDILYAVGVAPQKLDRVAALRRRGVDLSVVLDSVEQAAAVTAMARMTNDRIPVLIEIDCDGHRAGVGADDPLLVEIGRALHQGGAELRGVMAHAGESYSCRSVAALEQAAEQERAAAVACAEVLRSAGLPCPVVSVGSTPTAHFARRLDGVTEVRAGVFMMFDLVMAGIGVCAVADIALSVLATVIGHRADRGWTFIDAGWMALSRDRGTAKQPIDQGYGIVCDIDGRPYPDLIVTETNQEHGIIAVRPGSTAPQAALPVGTKVRILPNHACATGAQHDRYHVIAAGSDAVRQWERFRGW from the coding sequence ATGTCATTAGCCCCCGTTTCGACGACAACGCATTCCCTCGCCGGGATCGAGACGCCCTGCCTGATTCTCGACGAGGACCGGATGCTGCACAACATCGCGCGCCTGAAGACGCGGCTGGCGCGGCTCGGCGTGCCGCTGCGCCCGCATCTGAAGACCGCGAAATCAATTCCGGCGGCGCGCGCTGTGATGGACAGTGCGGCCGGCCCGGCCGCGGTCTCGACCCTGCAGGAGGCGGAGGTGTTTGCCGCGGCGGGCGTAACGGACATCCTCTATGCCGTCGGCGTCGCGCCGCAGAAGCTCGATCGCGTGGCCGCGCTGCGGCGGCGGGGCGTGGACCTGTCCGTGGTGCTCGACAGCGTGGAACAGGCCGCGGCCGTCACCGCAATGGCGCGCATGACCAACGACCGCATTCCCGTGCTGATCGAGATCGATTGCGACGGCCATCGCGCCGGGGTCGGTGCTGATGACCCGCTGCTGGTCGAGATCGGCCGCGCGCTGCATCAAGGTGGTGCCGAATTGCGCGGCGTCATGGCCCACGCCGGCGAATCCTATTCCTGCCGCAGCGTGGCGGCGCTCGAACAAGCCGCCGAACAGGAGCGCGCCGCCGCGGTGGCCTGCGCCGAGGTGCTGCGCTCGGCGGGACTGCCCTGCCCCGTGGTCAGCGTCGGCTCGACGCCGACAGCGCATTTCGCACGCCGGCTCGATGGCGTCACCGAGGTGCGCGCCGGCGTCTTCATGATGTTCGATCTGGTGATGGCCGGAATCGGGGTCTGCGCGGTCGCGGACATTGCGCTGTCGGTGCTCGCGACGGTGATCGGCCATCGCGCCGATCGCGGCTGGACCTTCATCGACGCGGGCTGGATGGCACTGTCGCGCGATCGCGGTACCGCGAAACAGCCGATCGACCAGGGCTACGGCATCGTCTGCGATATCGATGGACGGCCCTATCCCGATTTGATCGTGACCGAAACCAATCAGGAGCACGGCATCATCGCCGTCCGTCCCGGCAGCACCGCGCCGCAGGCCGCGCTGCCTGTCGGCACGAAGGTGCGGATCTTGCCGAACCATGCCTGCGCGACCGGAGCCCAGCACGACCGCTATCACGTCATTGCCGCCGGCTCGGACGCCGTCAGGCAATGGGAACGGTTTCGCGGATGGTAG
- a CDS encoding acetoacetate--CoA ligase, with amino-acid sequence MTKKIRKPPMTAPYVPQMALYRQWLKQTRGLEFADFEAMRRWSVTDIDGFWQSVWDYFDLRSPTPHSAVLAERKMPGAVWFPGASVNYARQVFRHVAPAHAAGLPALIASGEDGKLSETSWPELQRKSAALALHLKANGVRRGDRVAAYLPNIPETIIAFLATASLGAIWSVCAPDMAAPAVIDRFKQIEPKVLIACDAVTYAGRRHDRQGVIEELRRALPTVQHVILHSEAAPAETRLSSILAGESAEIDAFEPEWLPFDHPLWIVYSSGTTGLPKPILHSHGGIIVVALPLSTLHNDIGCSYQPNSFGERFHWYSSTGWIMWNCQANGLLNGTTCCIFDGSPGGSKDKPDWTSLWRFVADAKATFFGAGAAFFANCTKAEIDLTAVGDLSDLRTLGSTGSPLSADTQAWFNERFAALSKRNGNAAQADMWWANISGGTDFAGAFIGGNRELPQTPGIMQCRLLGCAVEAFDEQGRAVIDEVGELVCTEPLPSMPLRFWNDPGDARYLSSYFETYPDNFDGSGRGPVWRHGDWLKINPDGSCVIYGRSDATINRHGLRMGTSELYSAIEALPEVLDSMVVDLEYLGRDSYMPLFVVLREGVALDAAMKAKINKAVEAGLSRRFLPNDIFVVAEIPRTLSGKKQELPVKKLLLGHAVEKVINRDAMANPGCLDWYLDFARSYLSKQAGVA; translated from the coding sequence ATGACAAAGAAAATCCGGAAACCACCCATGACCGCACCTTACGTCCCGCAAATGGCCCTTTATCGCCAATGGCTGAAGCAGACGCGCGGCCTTGAATTTGCTGACTTCGAGGCGATGCGGCGCTGGTCGGTCACCGATATCGACGGATTCTGGCAGAGCGTCTGGGATTATTTCGATCTGCGCTCGCCGACGCCGCATTCGGCGGTGCTGGCCGAGCGCAAGATGCCGGGCGCGGTGTGGTTTCCCGGCGCTTCGGTGAATTATGCGCGCCAGGTCTTCCGTCATGTCGCGCCGGCGCATGCCGCGGGGCTGCCGGCCTTGATCGCGAGCGGCGAGGACGGCAAGCTCTCGGAGACGAGCTGGCCGGAGCTGCAGCGCAAATCGGCCGCGCTGGCGCTGCATCTGAAGGCCAACGGCGTGCGCCGGGGCGATCGCGTCGCGGCCTATCTGCCGAACATCCCCGAGACCATCATCGCGTTTCTCGCGACCGCGAGCCTGGGTGCGATCTGGAGCGTCTGCGCGCCGGATATGGCGGCACCCGCGGTGATCGACCGCTTCAAGCAGATCGAGCCCAAGGTGCTGATCGCCTGCGATGCCGTGACCTATGCCGGCCGCCGCCATGACCGGCAAGGTGTGATCGAGGAGCTGCGGCGCGCGCTGCCGACGGTGCAGCACGTCATCCTGCACAGCGAAGCCGCGCCAGCCGAGACGCGGCTGTCGTCCATCCTCGCGGGCGAGAGTGCGGAGATCGACGCCTTCGAGCCGGAATGGCTGCCGTTCGATCACCCGCTCTGGATCGTCTATTCCTCAGGCACCACGGGATTGCCGAAGCCGATCCTGCACAGCCATGGCGGCATCATCGTGGTGGCGCTGCCGCTCTCGACGCTGCACAACGACATCGGCTGCAGCTATCAGCCGAACTCGTTCGGCGAACGCTTTCATTGGTACTCGTCGACCGGCTGGATCATGTGGAATTGCCAGGCCAACGGCCTGCTCAACGGCACCACCTGCTGCATCTTCGACGGCAGTCCCGGCGGCAGCAAGGACAAGCCAGACTGGACCAGTCTGTGGCGCTTCGTCGCCGATGCCAAGGCGACCTTCTTCGGCGCGGGCGCGGCGTTCTTCGCCAATTGCACCAAGGCCGAGATCGATCTCACTGCTGTGGGCGATCTCTCGGACCTGCGCACGCTGGGCTCGACCGGCTCGCCGCTCAGCGCCGATACGCAAGCCTGGTTCAACGAGCGCTTCGCCGCGCTTTCGAAGCGCAACGGCAACGCCGCGCAGGCCGATATGTGGTGGGCCAATATTTCCGGCGGCACCGATTTCGCCGGCGCCTTCATCGGCGGCAATCGCGAACTGCCGCAGACGCCGGGCATCATGCAATGCCGCCTGCTCGGCTGCGCGGTGGAGGCCTTCGACGAGCAGGGCCGCGCCGTGATCGACGAGGTCGGCGAGCTCGTCTGCACCGAGCCGTTGCCCTCGATGCCGCTGCGGTTCTGGAACGATCCCGGCGACGCACGCTATCTTTCCAGTTACTTCGAAACCTATCCCGACAATTTCGACGGAAGCGGCCGCGGCCCGGTGTGGCGGCATGGCGACTGGCTCAAGATCAACCCCGACGGCTCCTGCGTGATCTACGGCCGTAGCGACGCCACCATCAACCGCCACGGCTTGCGGATGGGCACCAGCGAGCTCTATTCGGCGATCGAGGCGCTGCCCGAGGTGCTGGACTCGATGGTCGTCGACCTCGAATATCTCGGACGCGACAGCTACATGCCGCTGTTCGTGGTGCTGCGCGAGGGCGTTGCCCTCGATGCCGCGATGAAGGCAAAAATCAACAAGGCGGTCGAGGCCGGGCTGTCGCGCCGCTTCCTGCCGAACGACATCTTCGTCGTGGCGGAAATTCCGCGCACGCTGTCCGGCAAGAAGCAGGAGCTGCCGGTCAAGAAGCTGTTGCTCGGCCATGCGGTCGAGAAGGTCATCAACCGCGATGCGATGGCCAATCCCGGCTGCCTCGACTGGTATCTCGACTTTGCCAGGAGCTATCTGAGCAAGCAGGCCGGCGTGGCGTAG